In Ovis aries strain OAR_USU_Benz2616 breed Rambouillet chromosome 13, ARS-UI_Ramb_v3.0, whole genome shotgun sequence, the following are encoded in one genomic region:
- the NDUFAF5 gene encoding arginine-hydroxylase NDUFAF5, mitochondrial isoform X5 — MPLLTPLRFSWRRLPAAGVPVKNLGLRTVASGASSPSGASPKAFNIFDRDLKRKQKNWAARQPEPMKFDYLKEEVGSRIADRVYDIARDFHLALDVGCGRGYIAEHLNKEAVGKFFQTDIAENALKNALETEIPTVSVLADEEFLPFRENTFDLVVSSLSLHWVNDLPRALEQIHYVLKPDGVFIGAMFGGDTLFELRCSLQLAETEREGGFSPHVSPFTAVNDLGHLLGRAGFNTLTVDTDEIQVNYPGMFELMEDLQEESPEH; from the exons ATGCCTCTGCTCACCCCGCTTCGGTTCTCGTGGCGGCGGCTGCCGGCGGCCGGGGTCCCCGTGAAGAACCTCGGCCTCAGGACGGTGGCCTCTGGAGCCTCTTCCCCGAGTGGTGCCTCGCCCAAAGCCTTCAACATCTTCGATCGGGATTTGAAGAGGAAGCAAAAGAACTGGGCGGCCCGGCAGCCGGAGCCGATGAAGTTCGACTACTTGAAGGAGGAG GTTGGAAGTCGGATTGCAGATCGAGTGTATGACATAGCCAG AGATTTCCATCTTGCCTTGGATGTTGGTTGTGGACGAGGTTATATAGCAGAACACTTGAATAAG GAAGCTGTTGGAAAGTTTTTCCAAACAGACATTGCAGAAAATGCTTTG AAAAATGCCCTAGAAACAGAAATTCCTACTGTCAGCGTTTTAGCTGATGAAGAATTTCTTCCCTTCAGAGAAAATACATTTGACCTGGTGGTTAGCAGTTTAAG TTTGCACTGGGTGAATGACCTTCCTAGAGCACTTGAACAG ATTCATTATGTTTTAAAACCAGATGGAGTGTTCATTGGTGCAATGTTTGGAGGTGACACACTCTTTGAACTCCGGTGTTCCTTACAATTAGCGGAAACAGAAAGGGAAGGGGGCTTTTCTCCGCACGTCTCCCCTTTCACTGCTGTCAATGACTTAGGACATCTGCTTGGGAGAGCTGGCTTTAATACTCTGACTGTG gaCACTGATGAAATTCAAGTTAACTATCCTGGGATGTTTGAATTGATGGAAGATTTACAAG AAGAAAGTCCAGAACATTGA